A region of Anguilla rostrata isolate EN2019 chromosome 10, ASM1855537v3, whole genome shotgun sequence DNA encodes the following proteins:
- the fbxo21 gene encoding F-box only protein 21 isoform X1 codes for MASSGSEEGCSEVNGVLPETGKKILTDLPAELLEYILCFPILNNIDISNVSCSCKRLHDVCHGRGKVWGHQYKLRWPRLLKNYRQNEPCDWLNEYRRRHVVGVQIRRTVESISRRFFTEVPCVGQVLGDSFAEIESLGAPEHFCEDELLSILNSDRRKSLTLKYYAKKILYFLRQQKILSILKGFLDQPPEEQSALEGAVLVDQYCNPLADISMQSISAQLEEITDKVKKTLRIKNPSHPSLRANPDDCFLVEDLELQRQVVCALNAVLYEQLQYKGNECDYYNPLNSYIHQVLLRRTGIPISLSVLYLTLARKLGVQLEPVNFPNHFLLRWCQQRRGSADIYDYMYIDAFGKGKQLTAKECEYLIGHQVTADYYSAISTTEVLLRMVGNLLNIGKRGEGNEKSYQLLRDSLDLYLTINPDNVQYLLLQARLYFHLGIWPEKVLDILQHIQALDPSQHGAVGYLVQHTLEHIQHKKHPLEPWAKKRSAPEHQEVHYSVGLIMKHKRSGYNCVIYGWDPKCTMSQEWITTMRVHQLSYGDNQPFYNVLVQDGTCRYAAQENLEPHSDPLEIAHPEVGRYFSEFCATHYAANEELQARYPEDTPETLRTVRELYHGPAANSGPPEPPGVPPAPHDPADA; via the exons ATGGCTTCGTCGGGATCGGAGGAAGGGTGTTCAGAAGTTAACGGGGTTCTACCTGAAACTGGAAAGAAGATACTGACTGATCTACCAGCCGAGTTGCTAGAATATATCTTGTGCTTCCCTATCCTGAATAACATTGACATTTCCAACGTGTCCTGCAGTTGCAAGAGATTACATGATGTATGCCACGGCAGAGGGAAGGTTTGGGGACATCAGTACAAACTCAG GTGGCCTAGGCTGCTGAAGAATTACCGTCAGAACGAGCCTTGTGATTGGCTCAACGAATACAGAAGACGACATGTGGTCGGTGTCCAAATCCGAAGAACTGTGGAGTCCATTTCCAGGAGGTTCTTTACAGAAGTT CCTTGCGTTGGTCAGGTGTTGGGGGACAGCTTCGCAGAGATTGAGTCTCTTGGAGCACCGGAGCACTTCTGCGAAGATGAACTCCTCTCCATTTTGAACTCGGACAGGAG GAAGAGCCTGACTTTGAAGTACTATGCAAAGAAAATCCTTTACTTTCTCCGGCAGCAGAAAATCTTGAGCATCTTGAAGGGGTTCCTGGACCAACCTCCAGAAGAACAGTCAGCGCTTGAGG GTGCCGTGCTGGTGGACCAGTACTGTAACCCCCTCGCAGACATATCCATGCAGAGCATATCTGCCCAGCTCGAGGAGATCACAGACAAGGTCAAGAAGACGCTGCGCATTAAAAACCCTTCCCACCCCAGCCTCAGAGCCAATCCAG ATGACTGCTTTCTGGTGGAGGACTTGGAGCTCCAGAGACAGGTGGTTTGCGCCCTCAACGCCGTCCTGTACGAGCAGCTCCAGTACAAGGGCAACGAGTGTGACTATTACAACCCCCTCAACTCTTACATCCACCAG GTGCTGCTCCGCCGGACGGGCATTCCCATTAGCCTCTCTGTTCTCTACCTGACCTTAGCCAGGAAGTTGGGTGTCCAACTGGAGCCAGTGAACTTTCCCAATCACTTCCTCTTGCGTTGGTGCCAGCAAAGAAGAGG CAGTGCAGATATCTACGATTACATGTACATCGACGCCTTCGGGAAAGGCAAGCAGCTGACCGCCAAGGAGTGCGAGTACCTGATCGGTCACCAGGTGACGGCGGACTACTACAGCGCCATCAGCACGACCGAGGTGCTGCTGAGGATGGTGGGAAACCTGCTGAACATTGGCAAGCGAGG AGAGGGGAACGAGAAGTCCTACCAGCTCCTGAGGGACTCGCTGGATCTCTACCTCACCATCAACCCCGACAATGTCCAGTACCTGCTGCTGCAGGCCCGGCTGTACTTCCACCTGGGCATCTGGCCTGAGAAG GTACTGGACATCCTGCAGCACATCCAGGCCCTGGACCCGTCCCAGCACGGGGCGGTGGGCTACCTGGTGCAGCACACCCTGGAGCACATCCAGCACAAGAAGCACCCCCTGGAACCCTGGGCCAAAAAACGCAGCGCCCCCGAGCACCAGGAGGTGCACTACTCCGTGGGGCTCATCATGAAACACAAGAG gTCAGGATATAACTGCGTGATCTACGGGTGGGACCCCAAGTGCACCATGAGTCAGGAGTGGATCACCACCATGAGGGTCCACCAGCTGTCCTACGGGGACAACCAGCCCTTCTACAACGTCCTGGTCCAGGACGGGACGTGTCGCTACGCGGCCCAGG AGAACCTGGAACCTCACTCCGACCCCCTGGAGATCGCGCACCCGGAGGTGGGTCGCTACTTCTCCGAATTCTGCGCCACCCACTATGCCGCCAACGAGGAGCTGCAGGCCCGATACCCGGAGGACACGCCCGAGACCCTGCGCACCGTCCGGGAGCTGTACCACGGCCCGGCCGCGAACTCGGGACCCCCCGAACCTCCGGGGGTACCGCCGGCGCCCCATGACCCCGCAGACGCGTGA
- the fbxo21 gene encoding F-box only protein 21 isoform X2, with protein sequence MASSGSEEGCSEVNGVLPETGKKILTDLPAELLEYILCFPILNNIDISNVSCSCKRLHDVCHGRGKVWGHQYKLRWPRLLKNYRQNEPCDWLNEYRRRHVVGVQIRRTVESISRRFFTEVVLGDSFAEIESLGAPEHFCEDELLSILNSDRRKSLTLKYYAKKILYFLRQQKILSILKGFLDQPPEEQSALEGAVLVDQYCNPLADISMQSISAQLEEITDKVKKTLRIKNPSHPSLRANPDDCFLVEDLELQRQVVCALNAVLYEQLQYKGNECDYYNPLNSYIHQVLLRRTGIPISLSVLYLTLARKLGVQLEPVNFPNHFLLRWCQQRRGSADIYDYMYIDAFGKGKQLTAKECEYLIGHQVTADYYSAISTTEVLLRMVGNLLNIGKRGEGNEKSYQLLRDSLDLYLTINPDNVQYLLLQARLYFHLGIWPEKVLDILQHIQALDPSQHGAVGYLVQHTLEHIQHKKHPLEPWAKKRSAPEHQEVHYSVGLIMKHKRSGYNCVIYGWDPKCTMSQEWITTMRVHQLSYGDNQPFYNVLVQDGTCRYAAQENLEPHSDPLEIAHPEVGRYFSEFCATHYAANEELQARYPEDTPETLRTVRELYHGPAANSGPPEPPGVPPAPHDPADA encoded by the exons ATGGCTTCGTCGGGATCGGAGGAAGGGTGTTCAGAAGTTAACGGGGTTCTACCTGAAACTGGAAAGAAGATACTGACTGATCTACCAGCCGAGTTGCTAGAATATATCTTGTGCTTCCCTATCCTGAATAACATTGACATTTCCAACGTGTCCTGCAGTTGCAAGAGATTACATGATGTATGCCACGGCAGAGGGAAGGTTTGGGGACATCAGTACAAACTCAG GTGGCCTAGGCTGCTGAAGAATTACCGTCAGAACGAGCCTTGTGATTGGCTCAACGAATACAGAAGACGACATGTGGTCGGTGTCCAAATCCGAAGAACTGTGGAGTCCATTTCCAGGAGGTTCTTTACAGAAGTT GTGTTGGGGGACAGCTTCGCAGAGATTGAGTCTCTTGGAGCACCGGAGCACTTCTGCGAAGATGAACTCCTCTCCATTTTGAACTCGGACAGGAG GAAGAGCCTGACTTTGAAGTACTATGCAAAGAAAATCCTTTACTTTCTCCGGCAGCAGAAAATCTTGAGCATCTTGAAGGGGTTCCTGGACCAACCTCCAGAAGAACAGTCAGCGCTTGAGG GTGCCGTGCTGGTGGACCAGTACTGTAACCCCCTCGCAGACATATCCATGCAGAGCATATCTGCCCAGCTCGAGGAGATCACAGACAAGGTCAAGAAGACGCTGCGCATTAAAAACCCTTCCCACCCCAGCCTCAGAGCCAATCCAG ATGACTGCTTTCTGGTGGAGGACTTGGAGCTCCAGAGACAGGTGGTTTGCGCCCTCAACGCCGTCCTGTACGAGCAGCTCCAGTACAAGGGCAACGAGTGTGACTATTACAACCCCCTCAACTCTTACATCCACCAG GTGCTGCTCCGCCGGACGGGCATTCCCATTAGCCTCTCTGTTCTCTACCTGACCTTAGCCAGGAAGTTGGGTGTCCAACTGGAGCCAGTGAACTTTCCCAATCACTTCCTCTTGCGTTGGTGCCAGCAAAGAAGAGG CAGTGCAGATATCTACGATTACATGTACATCGACGCCTTCGGGAAAGGCAAGCAGCTGACCGCCAAGGAGTGCGAGTACCTGATCGGTCACCAGGTGACGGCGGACTACTACAGCGCCATCAGCACGACCGAGGTGCTGCTGAGGATGGTGGGAAACCTGCTGAACATTGGCAAGCGAGG AGAGGGGAACGAGAAGTCCTACCAGCTCCTGAGGGACTCGCTGGATCTCTACCTCACCATCAACCCCGACAATGTCCAGTACCTGCTGCTGCAGGCCCGGCTGTACTTCCACCTGGGCATCTGGCCTGAGAAG GTACTGGACATCCTGCAGCACATCCAGGCCCTGGACCCGTCCCAGCACGGGGCGGTGGGCTACCTGGTGCAGCACACCCTGGAGCACATCCAGCACAAGAAGCACCCCCTGGAACCCTGGGCCAAAAAACGCAGCGCCCCCGAGCACCAGGAGGTGCACTACTCCGTGGGGCTCATCATGAAACACAAGAG gTCAGGATATAACTGCGTGATCTACGGGTGGGACCCCAAGTGCACCATGAGTCAGGAGTGGATCACCACCATGAGGGTCCACCAGCTGTCCTACGGGGACAACCAGCCCTTCTACAACGTCCTGGTCCAGGACGGGACGTGTCGCTACGCGGCCCAGG AGAACCTGGAACCTCACTCCGACCCCCTGGAGATCGCGCACCCGGAGGTGGGTCGCTACTTCTCCGAATTCTGCGCCACCCACTATGCCGCCAACGAGGAGCTGCAGGCCCGATACCCGGAGGACACGCCCGAGACCCTGCGCACCGTCCGGGAGCTGTACCACGGCCCGGCCGCGAACTCGGGACCCCCCGAACCTCCGGGGGTACCGCCGGCGCCCCATGACCCCGCAGACGCGTGA